One Cohnella candidum genomic region harbors:
- a CDS encoding methyl-accepting chemotaxis protein, which produces MLSRLSVRMKLFLMLLIPLVLFAATAVYLLQMNSSNINRMTKLLYDTTYKSSDLVLNADRDMYQALTAYQALELGGNGSDKDALLKDYQENVAQVNDRLKQTVALINEYKLQDVLKTADGRPYKETLTQVVLNFNQWAFATKENIEKNTFPSDKEAEFNAKFLKAREGINQFSDIIDKYTTGEIAGIKKEKDNTIVSTYSILIAAWIVLVLLGYLIIRQITKTVREVLLRTKRVSEGDLRTPPQDRYAKDELGSILQSVDVMTGNIRALVGDIKGHALSVSSASEELAQGARESAASSEHVARNIQEVTEQVEVQSQITEESSKAITEMTVGVQRIAESTSTISDHSVETTLQAEAGNGQLTKLMSQMEQITASIENLDRTISVLTDKSEKIGSITEKITGIANQTNILALNAGIEAARAGEQGKGFAVVAAEIRKLAAGSLESAGVITALIDETREEIGKSAAYMKTTIEQAEQGSSIMEEAAKGFQSILLSIRQVAAQIQDNSSVTEEMSASSEEVLASMEQASSAAREISGKAQNVAAATEEQLALVENIAKASERLGSIVVQLNSSMKSFKV; this is translated from the coding sequence ATGCTGAGTCGTCTGTCCGTCCGAATGAAGCTGTTCCTCATGCTCCTGATTCCTCTCGTTTTGTTTGCCGCAACTGCCGTTTACCTGCTCCAAATGAACTCCTCCAACATCAACCGCATGACGAAACTTCTCTACGACACGACTTATAAAAGCTCCGACCTGGTATTGAACGCCGACAGGGACATGTATCAGGCGCTTACAGCCTATCAAGCCCTCGAACTGGGCGGCAATGGAAGCGACAAGGACGCCCTGCTCAAGGACTATCAAGAAAATGTCGCTCAGGTGAATGATAGGCTGAAGCAGACCGTCGCCCTCATCAACGAATACAAGCTTCAGGACGTGCTCAAAACGGCGGACGGCCGCCCTTACAAGGAAACGCTCACGCAAGTGGTGCTCAATTTCAACCAGTGGGCGTTCGCTACCAAAGAAAACATCGAGAAAAACACATTCCCCTCAGACAAGGAAGCGGAATTCAACGCCAAGTTCTTGAAGGCCCGTGAAGGGATCAACCAATTCAGCGACATCATCGATAAATATACGACGGGCGAAATCGCCGGAATCAAGAAGGAAAAAGACAATACGATCGTTTCCACCTACTCCATCTTAATCGCCGCATGGATCGTGCTGGTTCTTCTCGGCTACCTCATCATCCGGCAGATCACGAAAACCGTCAGGGAAGTTCTGCTCCGCACGAAGCGCGTATCCGAAGGAGATTTGCGCACGCCGCCGCAGGACCGCTACGCGAAAGACGAGCTGGGCAGCATCCTGCAATCCGTCGACGTCATGACCGGCAACATCAGGGCGCTCGTCGGCGATATCAAAGGGCATGCCTTATCGGTCTCGTCGGCTTCCGAGGAACTGGCGCAAGGCGCCCGCGAATCGGCCGCTTCCAGCGAACACGTGGCCCGCAACATCCAGGAAGTGACCGAGCAGGTCGAGGTCCAATCCCAAATCACGGAAGAATCGAGCAAAGCGATCACGGAGATGACGGTCGGCGTCCAGCGGATCGCCGAAAGCACTTCGACGATCTCGGACCATTCGGTCGAGACGACGCTGCAGGCGGAAGCCGGCAACGGGCAGTTGACGAAGCTGATGTCCCAGATGGAGCAAATCACGGCGTCCATCGAGAACCTCGACCGCACCATTTCCGTCCTGACCGACAAATCCGAGAAGATCGGCAGCATCACAGAGAAGATCACCGGCATCGCGAACCAAACGAACATTTTGGCGCTCAACGCCGGTATCGAAGCCGCGCGGGCGGGCGAACAAGGCAAAGGCTTCGCCGTCGTGGCCGCCGAAATCCGCAAGCTGGCCGCGGGCTCGCTGGAATCGGCGGGCGTCATTACCGCTCTGATCGACGAAACGAGAGAAGAAATCGGCAAGTCCGCCGCCTATATGAAAACGACGATCGAACAGGCCGAGCAAGGCTCCTCCATCATGGAAGAGGCAGCGAAGGGCTTCCAGTCCATCCTGCTCTCGATCCGGCAGGTGGCCGCCCAAATCCAGGACAACTCGTCGGTGACCGAGGAAATGTCCGCGAGCTCCGAGGAAGTGCTGGCCAGCATGGAGCAAGCCTCGTCGGCCGCGCGGGAAATCTCCGGCAAGGCGCAGAACGTCGCGGCGGCGACCGAGGAGCAGCTCGCGCTCGTCGAGAACATCGCCAAAGCCTCGGAGCGACTCGGCAGCATCGTCGTGCAGCTCAATTCCTCCATGAAATCCTTCAAGGTTTGA
- a CDS encoding response regulator yields MGKIMIVDDAAFLRAMLKEILVQGGHEIITEASNGEEAVERYKTYRPDLVTMDITMPVMEGVEALKLIRQFDPAAKVVMCSAVGQRHLILDAIQSGAKDFIVKPFQSTRVLEAINKVIID; encoded by the coding sequence ATGGGAAAAATCATGATCGTGGACGATGCGGCGTTTCTGAGGGCGATGTTGAAGGAAATTCTGGTGCAGGGCGGCCATGAAATCATAACCGAGGCCTCGAACGGCGAAGAAGCCGTCGAAAGATATAAAACCTATCGGCCGGACCTGGTCACGATGGACATCACGATGCCGGTCATGGAAGGCGTCGAAGCGCTAAAGCTCATTCGTCAATTCGATCCCGCGGCCAAGGTCGTCATGTGCTCGGCGGTCGGACAGCGCCATCTCATTCTGGACGCCATCCAGTCGGGAGCGAAGGATTTCATCGTCAAGCCGTTCCAGAGCACGCGGGTGCTGGAAGCGATAAATAAAGTGATTATCGACTGA
- a CDS encoding response regulator yields the protein MRVIVIDDEPLALESMVRMLKRLDVEVAAAFQNPLEALKPDLWRDVEAAFVDIDMPGMNGLELASRLQTYDSALEVVFVTAYDQYAVKAFDIAAADYLIKPVRSVRLEKTLERLRQSRRLPPPPDIQERLPVLGLMHDLGITDPKGKTAEIPWRTSKAKELFAYLIHERDRAVSKEQLQDLLWPDLDTDKAMANLHTTVYQIRQTLKAVDMPIQIVYTGGRYRIEPAGVRIDIDLWETALDQAMAGMDEGGVYRLLLDGYRGDYLQAEGYLWAENERERLRIKWLQLASDQAGRLEQAGLPGDVIRLYQKIQERFPVWEACYLGLMRSFDKLGNAAEVKNQYAKLQRTLDEELGMQPEREIADWYDRWTAMRSSV from the coding sequence ATGAGGGTAATCGTCATCGATGACGAACCGTTGGCGCTGGAAAGCATGGTCCGCATGCTGAAGCGCTTGGACGTCGAAGTTGCTGCAGCTTTCCAAAACCCGCTCGAAGCGCTGAAACCGGACCTATGGAGGGACGTGGAAGCGGCCTTCGTCGATATCGACATGCCGGGCATGAACGGCCTGGAGCTGGCATCCCGCCTGCAAACTTACGATTCCGCGTTGGAAGTCGTGTTCGTGACGGCGTACGACCAGTATGCGGTCAAAGCTTTCGATATCGCGGCCGCGGACTATTTGATCAAACCGGTTCGGTCGGTCCGCCTGGAGAAAACGCTGGAGAGGCTCCGCCAAAGCCGCCGCTTGCCCCCGCCGCCGGACATCCAAGAGCGCCTGCCGGTGTTAGGCTTGATGCACGATCTGGGCATCACGGATCCGAAGGGAAAGACCGCCGAAATTCCGTGGAGAACGTCGAAAGCCAAAGAGTTGTTCGCCTATCTGATCCACGAACGGGACAGGGCCGTCTCCAAAGAACAGCTTCAGGATCTGTTGTGGCCGGATTTGGATACGGATAAAGCGATGGCGAACCTGCACACGACCGTTTACCAGATCCGGCAAACGCTGAAAGCGGTCGATATGCCCATCCAAATCGTGTATACCGGCGGCCGCTACCGGATTGAGCCGGCAGGCGTCCGAATCGATATCGACCTCTGGGAGACGGCGCTCGATCAGGCAATGGCCGGTATGGACGAAGGAGGAGTGTACAGGCTGCTGCTCGACGGCTACCGGGGGGATTACCTCCAGGCTGAAGGCTATCTTTGGGCGGAAAACGAACGCGAGCGCTTGAGGATCAAATGGCTTCAGCTCGCTTCGGATCAAGCCGGCCGATTGGAACAGGCCGGTTTGCCGGGAGACGTGATCCGGCTGTACCAGAAGATTCAAGAGAGATTTCCCGTATGGGAAGCCTGCTATCTGGGCCTGATGAGATCCTTCGACAAGCTAGGCAACGCGGCCGAGGTCAAAAATCAGTATGCGAAGCTGCAACGGACGTTGGACGAAGAGCTCGGCATGCAGCCCGAACGCGAGATCGCCGATTGGTACGACCGTTGGACGGCCATGCGGTCTTCCGTGTAA